A single region of the Jatrophihabitans sp. GAS493 genome encodes:
- a CDS encoding metal-sulfur cluster assembly factor, whose protein sequence is MTNVAVSLPSRDDVEEAMRDVVDPELGINVVDLGLIYDVRIDPAEEGAIVTLDMTLTSAACPLTDVIEDQSNAAVTGGARPLATELKINWVWLPPWGPDKITEDGREQLRALGFNV, encoded by the coding sequence ATGACGAACGTAGCCGTAAGCCTCCCCTCGCGCGACGATGTCGAGGAGGCCATGCGTGACGTGGTCGACCCGGAACTCGGCATCAATGTGGTGGATCTAGGACTGATCTACGACGTCCGCATCGACCCGGCCGAGGAGGGCGCCATCGTCACGCTCGACATGACCCTCACCTCGGCGGCCTGCCCGCTCACCGACGTGATCGAAGACCAGTCCAACGCGGCGGTCACCGGCGGAGCGCGTCCCCTCGCGACCGAGCTCAAGATCAACTGGGTCTGGCTGCCGCCGTGGGGCCCGGACAAGATCACCGAGGACGGACGGGAGCAGCTGCGCGCGCTGGGCTTCAACGTCTGA
- the sufU gene encoding Fe-S cluster assembly sulfur transfer protein SufU — protein sequence MTTMDSLYQQIIIDHYKNPHHRGLPEDFDAEVHHVNPTCGDEVTMRVKVTDGAISELGWVGEGCSISQASTSVMTDLVVGKPIADAMELNSLFLDLMKSQGHAEITDEIADALDDAVAFEGVSKYPARVKCALLGWMAMKGAVAQATSTPVQATSTHEHTR from the coding sequence ATGACGACCATGGATTCGCTGTATCAGCAGATCATCATCGACCACTACAAGAACCCGCACCACCGCGGTCTGCCGGAGGACTTCGACGCCGAGGTGCATCACGTCAACCCGACCTGCGGCGACGAGGTGACGATGCGGGTCAAGGTCACCGACGGCGCGATCAGCGAGCTCGGTTGGGTCGGCGAGGGTTGTTCGATCAGTCAGGCCTCGACCTCCGTGATGACCGATCTGGTGGTCGGGAAGCCGATCGCCGACGCGATGGAACTCAACTCGCTCTTCCTGGACCTGATGAAGTCACAGGGCCACGCCGAGATCACCGACGAGATCGCCGACGCCCTCGACGACGCGGTTGCCTTCGAGGGAGTCTCCAAATACCCGGCGCGGGTGAAGTGTGCCCTGCTCGGATGGATGGCCATGAAGGGTGCAGTCGCGCAGGCAACCAGCACGCCAGTGCAGGCGACCAGCACGCACGAGCACACGAGATAA
- a CDS encoding cysteine desulfurase, with translation MSIDVEAVRKDFPILSREVHGVPLVYLDSANTSQKPQVVLDALTDFYARHNSNVARAVHTLGSEATNAFEGARDKVAAFINAPSREEIVFGKNISESLNLLAYSFSNASTTPGAERFRLGPGDEIVVTEMEHHSNLVPWQLLAQRTGATFRYIPIDDEGRLVDGAIDEVINERTKVVSFVHQSNALGTVNPVARIVDRAKAVGALTILDAAQSAPHRPLDVQALGTDFVAFTGHKLYGPTGIGVLWGRYDLLAALPPFLGGGEMIETVSMSGTTFAAPPHRFEAGTPPIAQAVGLGAAIDYVSSLGMQNIQVHEEEITAYALKGLQSVDGLRIIGPAEPFDRGATISFTLAGIHPHDVAQLLDEHGIAVRAGHHCARPVCVRYGIPATTRASFGVYTSTDEIDALVRGIEKVKEIF, from the coding sequence ATGAGCATCGATGTGGAGGCGGTCCGCAAGGACTTCCCGATCCTGAGCCGCGAGGTTCACGGCGTGCCGCTGGTGTACCTGGACAGCGCCAACACCTCGCAGAAGCCGCAGGTCGTGCTCGACGCGCTTACCGACTTCTACGCCCGTCACAACTCCAATGTGGCGCGTGCGGTGCACACCCTCGGCTCCGAGGCGACGAACGCCTTCGAGGGGGCACGGGACAAGGTCGCGGCGTTCATCAACGCGCCCTCGCGCGAGGAGATCGTCTTCGGCAAGAACATCTCCGAGTCGCTGAACCTGCTCGCGTACTCCTTCTCCAACGCCTCGACCACCCCCGGGGCCGAGCGGTTCCGCCTCGGCCCGGGCGACGAGATAGTTGTCACCGAGATGGAGCACCACAGCAACCTGGTGCCCTGGCAGCTGCTGGCCCAGCGCACCGGCGCCACGTTCCGCTACATCCCGATCGACGACGAGGGCCGCCTGGTCGATGGCGCGATAGACGAGGTGATCAACGAGCGCACCAAGGTCGTCTCCTTCGTTCATCAGTCGAACGCCTTGGGCACGGTGAACCCGGTCGCCCGCATCGTGGACCGGGCCAAGGCCGTCGGTGCGTTGACCATCCTCGATGCCGCCCAGTCGGCCCCGCACCGGCCGTTGGATGTTCAGGCGCTCGGCACCGACTTCGTCGCCTTTACCGGTCACAAGCTCTATGGGCCGACCGGCATCGGTGTGCTCTGGGGCCGCTACGACCTGCTCGCTGCGTTGCCGCCATTCCTCGGCGGCGGCGAGATGATCGAGACGGTGTCGATGTCCGGCACCACGTTTGCCGCGCCGCCGCATCGCTTCGAAGCCGGCACGCCGCCGATCGCCCAGGCCGTCGGGCTCGGTGCCGCCATCGATTACGTCAGCAGCCTGGGCATGCAGAACATTCAGGTCCACGAAGAGGAGATCACCGCGTACGCGCTGAAGGGTCTGCAGAGCGTCGACGGCCTGCGCATCATCGGCCCGGCTGAGCCGTTCGATCGTGGAGCGACGATCTCCTTCACGCTCGCGGGCATTCATCCGCATGACGTCGCGCAGCTGTTGGACGAGCACGGCATCGCGGTGCGGGCCGGGCATCACTGCGCGCGACCGGTGTGCGTGCGGTACGGAATACCTGCGACCACGCGAGCGTCATTCGGTGTGTACACCAGCACCGACGAGATCGACGCGCTCGTGCGGGGCATCGAGAAGGTCAAGGAGATTTTCTGA
- the sufC gene encoding Fe-S cluster assembly ATPase SufC — protein sequence MSTLEIRDLHVAVEDTPILRGVDLTVSSGETHAIMGPNGSGKSTLAYSIAGHPKYTVTSGQVLLDGEDVLAMSVDARARAGLFLAMQYPVEVPGVSVSNFLRTAATAVRGEAPKLRTWVKEVNTAMTDLEMDKSFAERNVNEGFSGGEKKRHEILQMALLKPKIAILDETDSGLDVDALRSVSEGVNRVRETGIGTLLITHYTRILRYIEPDFVHVFFDGRIVESGGAELATRLENEGYARFGVNETAKA from the coding sequence ATGAGCACACTTGAGATCCGCGACCTCCACGTCGCCGTCGAGGACACCCCGATTCTGCGGGGCGTCGATCTGACCGTCTCGTCCGGCGAGACGCACGCGATCATGGGGCCGAACGGCTCAGGAAAGTCCACGCTGGCCTACTCGATCGCCGGCCACCCGAAGTACACAGTGACCTCCGGGCAGGTGCTCCTCGATGGTGAGGACGTGCTCGCGATGAGTGTCGACGCGCGGGCCCGGGCCGGACTCTTCCTGGCCATGCAGTATCCGGTCGAGGTGCCGGGAGTCTCGGTCTCCAACTTCCTGCGCACCGCGGCCACCGCGGTCCGCGGCGAGGCGCCGAAGCTGCGCACCTGGGTCAAGGAGGTCAACACCGCGATGACCGACCTCGAGATGGACAAGTCCTTCGCCGAGCGCAACGTCAACGAGGGATTCTCCGGCGGCGAGAAGAAGCGCCACGAAATCCTGCAGATGGCGCTGCTCAAGCCGAAGATCGCCATCCTCGACGAGACCGACTCCGGCCTGGACGTCGACGCCCTGCGCAGCGTCAGCGAGGGCGTGAACCGGGTCCGCGAAACCGGCATCGGAACGCTACTGATCACCCACTACACGCGAATCCTGCGCTACATCGAGCCCGACTTCGTGCACGTCTTCTTCGACGGTCGCATCGTCGAGTCCGGCGGTGCGGAGCTCGCGACGCGGCTGGAGAACGAAGGCTATGCCCGCTTCGGAGTCAACGAGACGGCCAAGGCCTAA
- a CDS encoding bifunctional 3-phenylpropionate/cinnamic acid dioxygenase ferredoxin subunit: MTLVKVCSVDELTPGEALRVELAEVDVAIVQVADEFFAIEDVCSHADFPLSDGGVKGCTIECDLHGSRFDLRSGKPLGPPATAPVPTYAVTVTDGHVYIELEN; this comes from the coding sequence GTGACCCTGGTCAAGGTCTGCTCGGTCGACGAGCTCACCCCGGGCGAGGCGCTTCGAGTCGAACTGGCCGAGGTCGACGTGGCGATCGTGCAGGTCGCCGACGAGTTCTTCGCCATTGAGGACGTCTGTTCGCACGCGGACTTCCCCTTGTCGGACGGGGGAGTGAAGGGCTGCACGATCGAGTGCGACCTCCACGGATCCCGTTTCGACCTTCGCAGCGGAAAGCCGCTGGGCCCACCCGCGACGGCACCGGTGCCCACCTACGCAGTCACCGTCACTGACGGACATGTCTACATCGAGTTGGAGAACTAA
- the sufD gene encoding Fe-S cluster assembly protein SufD, giving the protein MSATDTAVAATTGPQLVGSHSHGGMTGSPPERFTSRNADDFAVPTGREEEWRFTPIRVVREFFNPITASTAIEATVVADPAVRHGAEPMSDPRVGRALQPADRVSALAFNHSAQAFVVVVPASTEVDEPVVIDARTPAGTTYAHLVVEVGAFARATVVVNYSGAGSIAENVELIVGDGAKLSFISVHNNDASAVHLAAHSALLGRDSTLSHSVISLGGRVVRVAPTVRYTAPGGSAELRGLAFAGSGQHHEARLYIDHSTPDCVSNVLYKNALQGASARTVWIGDVRIRPAATGTETFELNRNLVLTDGARADSVPNLEIETGEITGAGHASATGRFDDLQLFYLQARGIPEAEARRLVVRGFFADIVDRLGVDELQESLMSSIEDRLGLGGTSGTQQ; this is encoded by the coding sequence ATGTCAGCGACCGACACAGCAGTAGCAGCGACGACCGGCCCCCAGCTGGTCGGCAGTCACTCCCACGGCGGGATGACCGGCAGCCCGCCGGAGCGCTTCACCTCGCGCAACGCCGACGATTTCGCCGTCCCCACCGGGCGGGAAGAGGAGTGGCGCTTCACACCCATCCGGGTGGTGCGCGAGTTCTTCAACCCGATCACGGCGAGCACGGCGATCGAGGCGACCGTCGTGGCCGACCCGGCCGTCCGTCACGGCGCAGAGCCGATGTCCGACCCCCGGGTCGGACGGGCTCTGCAGCCGGCCGACCGGGTCAGCGCGCTGGCCTTCAACCACAGCGCCCAGGCATTCGTGGTGGTCGTCCCGGCCAGCACCGAGGTCGACGAGCCGGTCGTCATCGACGCCCGCACGCCGGCCGGAACGACTTACGCGCATCTGGTCGTCGAGGTCGGGGCGTTCGCCCGGGCCACCGTCGTCGTCAACTACAGCGGTGCCGGATCGATCGCCGAGAACGTCGAGCTGATCGTCGGTGACGGAGCCAAGCTCTCCTTCATCAGCGTGCACAACAACGACGCCTCGGCCGTGCACCTCGCTGCGCACAGCGCGCTGCTGGGTCGCGATTCGACTCTCTCGCACAGTGTGATCAGCCTCGGCGGTCGTGTGGTGCGAGTGGCCCCGACGGTGCGGTACACCGCACCCGGCGGCAGCGCCGAGCTGCGCGGACTGGCCTTCGCCGGCAGCGGTCAGCACCACGAGGCCCGGCTGTACATCGACCACAGCACACCCGACTGCGTCTCCAACGTGCTCTACAAGAACGCGCTGCAGGGTGCGAGCGCCCGCACCGTCTGGATCGGCGACGTGCGGATCCGTCCGGCGGCAACCGGCACCGAGACATTCGAGCTGAACCGGAACCTGGTGCTCACCGACGGCGCCCGGGCCGACTCGGTCCCGAACCTGGAGATCGAGACCGGCGAGATCACCGGCGCTGGGCACGCGAGCGCCACCGGCCGCTTCGACGACCTACAGCTGTTCTACTTACAGGCCCGCGGGATTCCCGAGGCCGAGGCGCGACGCCTGGTCGTGCGCGGCTTCTTCGCCGACATCGTGGATCGCCTCGGTGTCGACGAGCTGCAGGAGAGCCTCATGTCGAGCATCGAAGATCGGCTCGGACTTGGCGGTACGTCAGGGACCCAGCAGTGA
- the sufB gene encoding Fe-S cluster assembly protein SufB produces MTTAPERVLTQDEQIDALSTYKFGWSDTDTAGSIAKRGLSADVVRNISMLKNEPEWMLERRLKALEIFYKKPMPNWGSDLSGIDFDNIKYFVRSTEKQAATWDDLPADIKNTYDKLGIPEAEKQRLVSGVAAQYESEVVYHKIREDLEEQGVLFLDTDTALREHEDLFKEYFGTIIPSGDNKFAALNTAVWSGGSFIYVPKGVHVEIPLQAYFRINTENMGQFERTLMIIDEDAYVHYVEGCTAPIYSSDSLHSAVVEIIVKKGGRCRYTTIQNWSNNVYNLVTKRAVAQEGATMEWVDGNIGSKVTMKYPAVWMTGEHAKGEVLSIAFAGEGQHQDAGAKMVHAAAHTSSTIISKSVARGGGRTSYRGLVQVEPGSHHSKSTVKCDALLVDTISRSDTYPYVDVREDDVSMGHEATVSKVSDDQLFYLMSRGLSEDEAMAMIVRGFIEPIARELPMEYALELNRLIELQMEGAVG; encoded by the coding sequence ATGACAACAGCTCCTGAGCGCGTATTGACCCAAGACGAGCAGATCGATGCCCTGTCGACGTACAAGTTCGGCTGGTCGGACACCGACACCGCCGGGTCGATCGCCAAGCGTGGTCTGAGCGCCGACGTGGTTCGGAACATCTCCATGCTCAAGAACGAGCCTGAGTGGATGCTCGAACGCCGGCTCAAGGCCTTGGAGATCTTCTACAAGAAGCCGATGCCGAACTGGGGATCGGACCTGTCGGGGATCGACTTCGACAACATCAAGTACTTCGTGCGATCCACCGAGAAGCAGGCTGCGACCTGGGATGACCTTCCGGCCGACATCAAGAACACCTACGACAAGCTGGGCATCCCGGAGGCGGAGAAGCAGCGTCTGGTCTCCGGTGTGGCGGCTCAGTATGAGTCCGAGGTGGTCTACCACAAGATTCGCGAGGACCTCGAGGAGCAGGGTGTCCTCTTCCTCGACACCGACACCGCCCTGCGCGAGCACGAGGATCTCTTCAAGGAGTACTTCGGCACGATCATCCCGTCCGGTGACAACAAGTTCGCCGCGCTGAACACAGCGGTCTGGTCGGGCGGGTCCTTCATCTATGTACCGAAGGGCGTGCACGTCGAGATCCCGCTGCAGGCCTACTTCCGCATCAACACCGAGAACATGGGGCAGTTCGAGCGCACCCTGATGATCATCGACGAGGACGCCTACGTGCACTACGTCGAAGGTTGCACCGCGCCGATCTACTCCTCGGACTCGCTGCACTCCGCGGTCGTCGAGATCATCGTCAAGAAGGGTGGTCGCTGCCGCTACACGACCATCCAGAACTGGTCGAACAACGTCTACAACCTCGTCACCAAGCGGGCCGTCGCGCAGGAGGGCGCCACCATGGAGTGGGTCGACGGCAACATCGGCTCCAAGGTGACGATGAAGTACCCGGCCGTCTGGATGACCGGCGAGCATGCCAAGGGTGAGGTGCTTTCGATCGCCTTCGCCGGCGAGGGACAGCACCAGGACGCGGGCGCCAAGATGGTGCACGCGGCAGCCCACACCTCCTCGACGATCATCTCCAAGTCGGTGGCCCGTGGTGGCGGACGCACCTCCTACCGAGGTCTGGTGCAGGTCGAGCCCGGCTCGCACCACAGCAAGTCGACGGTGAAGTGCGACGCGCTGCTCGTCGACACAATCTCCCGCTCGGACACCTACCCCTACGTCGATGTCCGCGAGGACGACGTCTCGATGGGTCACGAAGCGACCGTCTCCAAGGTCAGTGACGACCAGCTCTTCTACCTGATGAGCCGGGGCCTCTCCGAGGACGAGGCGATGGCCATGATCGTGCGTGGGTTCATCGAGCCGATCGCTCGCGAACTGCCGATGGAGTACGCGCTCGAGCTGAACCGGCTCATCGAACTTCAGATGGAAGGGGCGGTCGGCTAA
- a CDS encoding metalloregulator ArsR/SmtB family transcription factor: MKFNPGSLSGVRHPELGAPTGEPGHRESTRESTRESTRDSTRDTVARTVLERGPQSAADIAQALGLSAAGVRRHLDALVSDGILEQCAPRRPSSVTGPGRPARAYQLTDAGRASFPHAYDDLATTALRYLNETGGADAVTHFADHRAAMLARSLAPSLPASTVDPATQADALAVALTGQGYAANVQSTPAGVQICQHHCPVAHVAAQFPQLCEAETRAFEQLLGTNVQRLATIAHGDGVCTTHFADRSRVSPAGVSVPASPAGVSATVSTTTAKSPSGRNR; the protein is encoded by the coding sequence GTGAAATTCAATCCTGGTTCGCTGTCGGGTGTACGCCATCCGGAACTGGGAGCACCCACCGGCGAACCGGGCCACCGCGAAAGCACCCGTGAAAGCACCCGCGAAAGCACCCGAGACAGCACCCGGGACACCGTCGCCCGGACCGTGTTGGAACGCGGACCGCAGTCGGCCGCCGACATCGCCCAGGCGCTCGGTCTCTCCGCCGCCGGCGTGCGCCGGCACCTGGACGCGCTGGTCAGCGACGGCATCCTCGAGCAGTGCGCCCCACGCCGTCCCAGCAGCGTGACCGGGCCGGGACGTCCGGCGCGGGCCTATCAGCTCACCGACGCCGGGCGGGCCTCATTCCCGCACGCCTACGACGACCTGGCCACCACAGCGCTGCGCTACCTCAACGAGACGGGCGGCGCGGATGCGGTCACCCATTTCGCCGACCACCGCGCCGCGATGCTGGCGCGCAGCCTGGCCCCGTCGCTGCCTGCCTCGACTGTGGATCCGGCCACCCAGGCCGACGCCTTGGCCGTCGCCCTCACCGGGCAGGGCTACGCTGCCAACGTGCAGAGCACTCCGGCCGGAGTGCAGATCTGCCAGCACCACTGCCCGGTTGCACACGTAGCGGCGCAGTTCCCGCAACTGTGCGAGGCAGAGACGCGTGCCTTCGAACAGCTGCTCGGAACCAACGTGCAGCGACTGGCCACCATCGCCCATGGCGACGGCGTCTGCACCACCCACTTCGCCGACCGGAGCAGAGTCTCTCCGGCCGGCGTGTCTGTGCCCGCAAGTCCGGCCGGAGTCTCGGCCACCGTTTCGACCACCACCGCAAAGTCCCCATCTGGGAGGAATCGCTGA
- a CDS encoding 1-acyl-sn-glycerol-3-phosphate acyltransferase produces MLFQVLEYTLAPALRAIYQPDVVGFEYVPRTGPVIFAANHLSFADQVFTPLAARRQVLYFAKAEYFNTGGLRGRVTAAAFRQMGQVAVERDDPRAAAATIDEGAHLLSEGCALGIYPEGTRSPDGRLYKFRTGVARLALRTGAPVVPVALVGTREANPPGTNRWHRVPVSVRFGAPMDFSNRAEDERSSRMLRAVTDEVRACIQQMSGQNYVDTFASTAKLSPAAEQ; encoded by the coding sequence GTGCTATTCCAAGTGCTCGAGTACACCTTGGCACCGGCACTGCGCGCGATCTACCAACCCGATGTGGTCGGCTTCGAATACGTACCCCGTACCGGCCCGGTGATCTTCGCGGCCAACCACCTCTCCTTCGCCGATCAGGTCTTCACTCCGCTCGCGGCTCGCCGGCAGGTTCTCTATTTCGCGAAAGCCGAGTATTTCAACACCGGCGGACTGCGCGGACGGGTGACCGCCGCCGCCTTCCGGCAGATGGGCCAGGTGGCCGTCGAGCGAGACGACCCCCGGGCGGCGGCCGCGACGATCGATGAGGGGGCGCACCTGCTCAGCGAGGGGTGTGCGCTCGGTATCTACCCGGAGGGCACCCGTTCACCGGATGGTCGGCTGTACAAGTTCCGTACCGGAGTAGCCCGGCTGGCCCTGCGCACCGGCGCGCCGGTTGTCCCGGTGGCCCTGGTCGGCACCCGGGAGGCCAACCCGCCGGGTACCAACCGCTGGCACCGGGTGCCGGTCAGCGTTCGCTTCGGTGCGCCGATGGACTTCAGCAATCGCGCAGAGGACGAGCGAAGCTCCCGCATGCTGCGGGCGGTTACCGACGAAGTCCGCGCCTGCATCCAGCAGATGTCGGGGCAGAACTACGTCGATACCTTCGCCAGCACCGCCAAACTCAGTCCGGCGGCCGAGCAGTGA
- a CDS encoding ABC transporter ATP-binding protein produces MSRPAVEISGLVKSYNGRRVVDELSLTVERGQVHALLGPNGAGKTTTIEMCEGFRSPDAGTVRVLGLDPVREHAALAPRVGVMLQDGVGGYTAARTLELLSLFASYAARPQDPSRLLDRVGLTEMARVAVKQLSGGQKQRLSLAMALVGRPELVFLDEPTAGMDPQARRGTWELIEQLRSDGVSIVLTTHFLDEAEQLADLVTVISSGRIVASGSPAELTRAGAGGQIRFSTRPGLPLDSLRQSLPAECSAIEQTPGRYLVTGEVDPQLLATLTAWCAAQGVLAEDLSVQRRTLEDVFLELTGRELRA; encoded by the coding sequence GTGAGCCGTCCCGCTGTCGAGATTTCGGGGCTCGTCAAGTCCTACAACGGACGGCGAGTCGTCGACGAGCTCTCACTGACCGTGGAGCGAGGCCAGGTGCATGCGCTCCTCGGCCCGAATGGTGCCGGGAAGACCACCACCATCGAGATGTGCGAGGGCTTCCGCTCCCCCGACGCCGGCACGGTTCGGGTGCTGGGGCTGGACCCCGTCCGCGAGCACGCAGCGCTCGCCCCGCGCGTTGGAGTGATGCTTCAGGATGGAGTCGGCGGATACACCGCCGCTCGCACCCTGGAGTTGCTAAGCCTCTTCGCCTCCTATGCCGCTCGACCCCAGGATCCGTCCCGGCTGCTCGATCGGGTTGGCCTGACCGAGATGGCTCGGGTCGCGGTGAAGCAACTCTCCGGCGGCCAGAAGCAGCGTCTCTCGCTGGCCATGGCGCTGGTCGGACGTCCGGAGCTGGTGTTCCTCGACGAGCCCACCGCCGGAATGGACCCGCAGGCCCGCCGAGGCACCTGGGAGCTCATCGAACAACTACGAAGCGACGGGGTCTCGATCGTGTTGACGACCCACTTCCTGGACGAGGCCGAGCAACTGGCCGACCTGGTCACGGTGATCTCGAGTGGCAGAATCGTCGCCTCGGGATCGCCGGCCGAACTGACCCGGGCCGGGGCCGGTGGCCAGATCCGCTTCTCCACCCGACCCGGCCTTCCGCTCGATTCGCTGCGACAGAGCTTGCCGGCCGAGTGCTCGGCGATCGAGCAGACTCCCGGGCGCTACCTGGTAACCGGCGAAGTTGATCCCCAGCTGTTGGCCACCCTCACCGCCTGGTGCGCCGCTCAGGGCGTGCTGGCCGAGGACCTGTCGGTCCAGCGCCGAACCCTGGAGGACGTCTTCCTGGAACTCACCGGACGGGAGCTGCGAGCGTGA
- a CDS encoding ABC transporter permease — translation MVRAQTVMELRLLLRNGEQVGLTLVIPLLLLFFFNLPLLYSLGTPRRIDFVVPSILALSVMSAAFTGLAIGTGFERKYAVLKRLGATALPRWALLAGKTLSILWLEVIQAVLICGLGFALGWRLHGDPLVAALLMVVATFAFGGLGLLVAGTLRAEVTLAAANLIWLVLLFAGGIAIPLDKFPDGVAQVLQYLPSAALSEGLHAALGDPSSFPGRELLTLVIWAVVAVPAAVHWFKWE, via the coding sequence ATGGTGCGGGCCCAGACGGTCATGGAGCTACGGCTGCTGCTGCGTAACGGCGAACAGGTGGGACTCACCCTCGTCATCCCGCTGCTGCTGCTGTTCTTCTTCAACCTCCCGCTGCTCTACTCCCTCGGAACGCCGAGGCGGATCGACTTCGTGGTGCCGAGCATCCTCGCGCTGTCGGTGATGAGCGCGGCGTTCACCGGGCTCGCCATCGGAACCGGGTTCGAGCGCAAGTACGCGGTGCTCAAGCGACTTGGCGCTACGGCATTGCCGCGCTGGGCGCTGCTGGCCGGCAAGACGCTCTCCATCCTCTGGCTCGAGGTGATTCAAGCCGTCCTGATCTGCGGGCTCGGCTTCGCGCTCGGCTGGCGGCTGCACGGTGATCCGCTGGTGGCCGCTCTGCTGATGGTGGTCGCCACCTTTGCCTTCGGCGGGCTTGGCCTGCTGGTCGCCGGCACGCTACGGGCCGAGGTCACTCTGGCCGCGGCCAACCTGATCTGGCTGGTCCTGCTCTTCGCCGGCGGCATCGCGATACCGCTGGACAAGTTCCCCGACGGTGTGGCCCAGGTACTGCAGTATCTTCCCTCGGCGGCGCTCTCCGAGGGGCTGCACGCGGCGCTCGGTGATCCGAGTTCGTTCCCCGGAAGGGAACTGCTCACGCTCGTCATCTGGGCGGTCGTGGCCGTACCGGCTGCGGTGCACTGGTTCAAGTGGGAATGA
- a CDS encoding heme A synthase, giving the protein MIRQPATLRWLAFASVVANVGIVLTGGVVRLTSSGLGCPTWPTCTDSSLVPTAATAGHGLIEFSNRMLTFVLVVIAVSTLVVAVLQRRERALATVALLGIPAQAVLGGITVLTELNPWAVGCHFLLSMALIAVTYTLWWRLDHAATEGSDAAPDDGVGASDRWAVLLSRIVAVAVLAVLALGTVVTGSGPHAGDSRNGRVHRNGFDPAAMSQLHADAVMILIGLTIGLLILVVALRLRSSVVAAVKWLLVIELAQGLIGFVQYFTHLPALLVAVHMLGACLVWLATLRVLYALRAPVRTPVTLEHPRAVVAVS; this is encoded by the coding sequence ATGATTCGGCAACCGGCCACACTGCGCTGGCTGGCCTTCGCGTCCGTCGTCGCCAACGTCGGCATCGTCCTCACCGGCGGTGTCGTCCGGCTGACCAGCTCCGGCCTCGGCTGTCCCACCTGGCCGACCTGTACCGACTCCTCGCTTGTCCCCACGGCGGCGACGGCCGGTCACGGCCTCATCGAGTTCAGCAACCGGATGCTCACGTTCGTACTGGTGGTCATCGCGGTCTCCACCCTGGTTGTAGCCGTGCTCCAGCGCCGCGAGCGCGCCTTGGCCACGGTCGCGCTGCTCGGAATCCCGGCCCAGGCGGTGCTCGGAGGGATAACCGTGCTCACCGAGCTCAATCCGTGGGCGGTCGGTTGCCACTTTCTGCTCTCCATGGCTCTCATCGCTGTCACCTACACCCTCTGGTGGCGCCTGGACCATGCGGCGACCGAGGGATCAGACGCGGCACCCGACGACGGGGTGGGGGCCTCGGATCGATGGGCGGTGCTGCTGAGCCGCATCGTCGCGGTGGCCGTCCTCGCCGTCCTCGCTCTGGGCACCGTCGTCACCGGCAGTGGCCCGCACGCCGGAGACAGCCGGAACGGGCGCGTTCACCGCAATGGATTTGATCCGGCCGCGATGAGCCAGCTGCACGCGGACGCGGTGATGATCCTCATCGGCCTCACGATCGGTCTACTCATCCTGGTCGTCGCGCTGCGCCTGCGGTCTTCGGTGGTGGCGGCGGTCAAGTGGCTGCTCGTGATCGAACTGGCGCAGGGGCTGATCGGCTTCGTCCAGTACTTCACGCACCTGCCGGCGCTGCTGGTCGCGGTCCACATGCTCGGCGCCTGCCTCGTCTGGCTGGCGACGCTGCGCGTTCTCTATGCCCTGCGGGCGCCGGTGCGCACGCCGGTGACGCTCGAGCACCCGCGAGCGGTCGTCGCGGTCAGCTGA